A stretch of Gallus gallus isolate bGalGal1 chromosome 2, bGalGal1.mat.broiler.GRCg7b, whole genome shotgun sequence DNA encodes these proteins:
- the NAPRT gene encoding nicotinate phosphoribosyltransferase isoform X2 — MAPLADLYHLTMAYALWRTGRHRDPAAAELFFRREPFGAAFAVGAGLGQALRSLGALRFSAADIAYLRSVLPSTTEDAFFDYLCTVDASEVTVTSVPEGSIVFSRVPLLQVKGPLLVVQLLETTLLCLVSYASLVATNAARFRLLAGPQMKLMELGLRRAQGPDGGLSASKYSYIGGFDYTSNILAGKLYGIPVRGTVAHSFIMSFRSLEEVQPRVLSPLEGGEPVDLPSLAESWLQRVCELLGTPSDKPNRGELAAFVSYAIAFPQDFQGLLDTYCVMRSGLPNFCAVALALHQLGYRAIGVRLDSGDLIQQSKETRRVLRACGAHFQVPWFGSIPIAVSNDISERSVEDFVREGSEIDMVGVGTNLVTCPLQPSLGCVYKLVEVNGSPCLKFTEEEEKMTIPGIKAIYRLYDAAVSPVGT; from the exons ATGGCGCCGCTGGCGGATCTTTACCACCTGACGATGGCGTACGCTCTGTGGCGGACGGGACGGCACCGGGACCCCGCGGCCGCGGAGCTCTTCTTCCGCCGGGAACCCTTCGGTGCCGCCTTCGCggtgggagcggggctgggcCAGGCCTTGCGCAGCCTCGGGGCGCTCCGCTTCTCGGCTGCGG ACATTGCCTACTTGCGCTCGGTGCTGCCCAGCACAACGGAGGATGCCTTCTTTGATTACCTCTGCACTGTGGATGCCTCTGAGGTCACCGTCACGTCTGTGCCCGAAGGCTCCATTGTGTTCTCCAGG GTCCCGCTCCTACAGGTGAAGGGACCGCTGCTGGtggtgcagctgctggagaccACCTTGCTGTGCTTGGTCAGCTACGCCAG CCTGGTGGCCACCAACGCCGCTCGATTCCGCCTTCTTGCTGGCCCGCAGATGAAGCTGATGGAGTTGGGTCTACGTCGCGCCCAGGGTCCAGATGGTGGACTTTCTGCCTCCAAGTATTCCTATATTGGAG GCTTTGACTACACCAGCAACATCCTGGCAGGGAAGCTCTATGGCATCCCAGTGCGTGGCACCGTTGCCCATTCCTTCATCATGTCCTTCAGGTCGCTGGAGGAGGTGCAGCCCAGA GTCCTGTCGCCGCTGGAAGGTGGGGAACCTGTGGATCTCCCATCCCTGGCCGAGTCGTGGCTGCAGCGTGTGTGTGAGCTGCTGGGGACCCCCAGTGACAAACCCAACCGTGGTGAGCTGGCTGCCTTCGTGTCCTACGCCATCGCCTTTCCACAGGACTTCCAGGGGCTACTGGACACCTACTGCGTCATGAG GAGCGGTCTGCCCAATTTCTGTGCTGTAGCATTGGCCCTACACCAGTTGGGGTACCGTGCCATCGGGGTGCGCCTGGATAGCGGGGACCTCATCCAGCAGTCCAAGGAGACCCGGAGGGTGCTCCGAGCCTGCGGTGCTCA ctTCCAGGTTCCCTGGTTTGGGAGCATCCCCATAGCCGTGAGCAACGACATCAGCGAACGGAGCGTGGAGGACTTCGTCCGAGAG GGGAGTGAGATTGACATGGTTGGCGTGGGGACAAACCTGGTGACGTGTCCCCTACAGCCGTCGCTGGGCTGTGTTTACAAG CTGGTGGAGGTTAATGGCTCCCCGTGCCTAAAGTTcacagaagaggaggagaagatgaCTATCCCAGGGATTAAAGCAATATATCGGCTCTACGATGCTGCTG TGTCACCTGTTGGCACCTGA
- the NAPRT gene encoding nicotinate phosphoribosyltransferase isoform X1 — MAPLADLYHLTMAYALWRTGRHRDPAAAELFFRREPFGAAFAVGAGLGQALRSLGALRFSAADIAYLRSVLPSTTEDAFFDYLCTVDASEVTVTSVPEGSIVFSRVPLLQVKGPLLVVQLLETTLLCLVSYASLVATNAARFRLLAGPQMKLMELGLRRAQGPDGGLSASKYSYIGGFDYTSNILAGKLYGIPVRGTVAHSFIMSFRSLEEVQPRVLSPLEGGEPVDLPSLAESWLQRVCELLGTPSDKPNRGELAAFVSYAIAFPQDFQGLLDTYCVMRSGLPNFCAVALALHQLGYRAIGVRLDSGDLIQQSKETRRVLRACGAHFQVPWFGSIPIAVSNDISERSVEDFVREGSEIDMVGVGTNLVTCPLQPSLGCVYKLVEVNGSPCLKFTEEEEKMTIPGIKAIYRLYDAAGHPFMDLMALENEPSPSVGQELAVHILGRRGEATKIRPSAVKPLHRMYLRDGQVCEELPSLQEVRSHAQASLNLLSPVHRQLRDPQPYPVAVTEKLHLLLVELQNASQ; from the exons ATGGCGCCGCTGGCGGATCTTTACCACCTGACGATGGCGTACGCTCTGTGGCGGACGGGACGGCACCGGGACCCCGCGGCCGCGGAGCTCTTCTTCCGCCGGGAACCCTTCGGTGCCGCCTTCGCggtgggagcggggctgggcCAGGCCTTGCGCAGCCTCGGGGCGCTCCGCTTCTCGGCTGCGG ACATTGCCTACTTGCGCTCGGTGCTGCCCAGCACAACGGAGGATGCCTTCTTTGATTACCTCTGCACTGTGGATGCCTCTGAGGTCACCGTCACGTCTGTGCCCGAAGGCTCCATTGTGTTCTCCAGG GTCCCGCTCCTACAGGTGAAGGGACCGCTGCTGGtggtgcagctgctggagaccACCTTGCTGTGCTTGGTCAGCTACGCCAG CCTGGTGGCCACCAACGCCGCTCGATTCCGCCTTCTTGCTGGCCCGCAGATGAAGCTGATGGAGTTGGGTCTACGTCGCGCCCAGGGTCCAGATGGTGGACTTTCTGCCTCCAAGTATTCCTATATTGGAG GCTTTGACTACACCAGCAACATCCTGGCAGGGAAGCTCTATGGCATCCCAGTGCGTGGCACCGTTGCCCATTCCTTCATCATGTCCTTCAGGTCGCTGGAGGAGGTGCAGCCCAGA GTCCTGTCGCCGCTGGAAGGTGGGGAACCTGTGGATCTCCCATCCCTGGCCGAGTCGTGGCTGCAGCGTGTGTGTGAGCTGCTGGGGACCCCCAGTGACAAACCCAACCGTGGTGAGCTGGCTGCCTTCGTGTCCTACGCCATCGCCTTTCCACAGGACTTCCAGGGGCTACTGGACACCTACTGCGTCATGAG GAGCGGTCTGCCCAATTTCTGTGCTGTAGCATTGGCCCTACACCAGTTGGGGTACCGTGCCATCGGGGTGCGCCTGGATAGCGGGGACCTCATCCAGCAGTCCAAGGAGACCCGGAGGGTGCTCCGAGCCTGCGGTGCTCA ctTCCAGGTTCCCTGGTTTGGGAGCATCCCCATAGCCGTGAGCAACGACATCAGCGAACGGAGCGTGGAGGACTTCGTCCGAGAG GGGAGTGAGATTGACATGGTTGGCGTGGGGACAAACCTGGTGACGTGTCCCCTACAGCCGTCGCTGGGCTGTGTTTACAAG CTGGTGGAGGTTAATGGCTCCCCGTGCCTAAAGTTcacagaagaggaggagaagatgaCTATCCCAGGGATTAAAGCAATATATCGGCTCTACGATGCTGCTG GTCATCCCTTCATGGACCTCATGGCCCTGGAGAACGAGCCCTCACCTAGCGTGGGGCAGGAGTTGGCGGTCCACATcctggggaggagaggagaggccaCCAAGATCAGGCCAAGTGCTGTGAAGCCCCTCCATCGCATGTACTTGAGAGATGGACAG gtgtgtgaggagctgcCCAGCTTGCAGGAGGTACGGAGCCATGCACAAGCATCCCTCAACCTGCTCAGTCCTGTGCACCGCCAGCTCCGTGACCCCCAGCCCTACCCG GTAGCCGTGACAGAGAAGCTTCATCTCCTCCTCGTAGAGTTGCAGAACGCTAGCCAGTGA